A DNA window from Actinomycetota bacterium contains the following coding sequences:
- a CDS encoding cupin domain-containing protein, whose amino-acid sequence MTTPSRPVRQGEALVSPSHVVRSRADATYDVPPLYEPHVQGFRRWTVVDETAGSVHTGFALGEMDPGGRIDPHVHSFEESLYVLEGEVVWRTPGAAVLMRPGDYGVIPVGITHALRNEGTTTARWAAMTAPVPRRAHHGDTYFVPELADADPVPVDPRDPRTRSFGHIDPANMDVGNQRQEMLALSASMRTALLVYSGITVKMMVDTDLGANLSTMFMVQYETRGVVGPHDHPLEETYLILDGLVDATFDGAQYRLEPGDVAWAGVGCVHSFTNPGPGTVRWLETQAPQPPARHSYRFARDWDYLQQALTELTEAVRE is encoded by the coding sequence ATGACGACCCCATCGAGGCCGGTCCGCCAGGGGGAAGCGCTCGTGAGCCCGAGCCACGTTGTCCGGAGCCGCGCGGACGCCACGTACGACGTCCCTCCGCTGTACGAGCCGCACGTTCAAGGATTCCGGAGGTGGACGGTCGTCGACGAGACCGCCGGATCGGTTCACACTGGGTTCGCCCTCGGCGAGATGGACCCGGGCGGCCGTATCGACCCACACGTTCACTCATTCGAAGAGAGCCTCTACGTCCTGGAGGGCGAGGTCGTGTGGCGGACTCCCGGCGCGGCCGTGCTCATGCGACCGGGCGATTACGGCGTGATCCCCGTCGGCATCACGCACGCATTGCGGAACGAAGGGACGACGACGGCGCGCTGGGCCGCGATGACGGCCCCGGTCCCCCGGCGCGCGCATCACGGCGACACCTACTTCGTCCCGGAGCTCGCCGACGCCGACCCCGTGCCCGTCGATCCGCGCGATCCGCGAACGCGTTCGTTCGGTCACATCGACCCCGCGAACATGGACGTGGGGAACCAACGTCAGGAGATGCTGGCCCTCTCCGCGAGCATGCGGACGGCTCTGCTCGTGTACAGCGGCATCACCGTGAAGATGATGGTGGACACCGATCTCGGCGCGAACCTGTCGACGATGTTCATGGTGCAGTACGAGACGCGCGGTGTCGTCGGCCCGCACGACCACCCGCTCGAGGAGACCTACTTGATCCTGGACGGCCTGGTCGACGCGACGTTCGACGGCGCTCAGTACCGGCTCGAGCCCGGTGACGTCGCATGGGCGGGCGTGGGATGCGTGCATTCGTTCACGAACCCTGGACCCGGAACTGTGCGATGGCTCGAGACGCAGGCGCCGCAGCCACCGGCCAGGCACTCGTACCGATTCGCGCGCGACTGGGATTACCTGCAACAGGCGCTGACCGAACTGACGGAGGCGGTGCGGGAATGA
- a CDS encoding alpha-ketoacid dehydrogenase subunit beta, translated as MAELTYREAVSRAIAQEMERDETVYFIGEDVAAAGGVFKTTEGLLERFGPRRVRDTPISEQAIVGAVMGGAMNGLRPIAEIMFSDFFAVCWDMIANQIAKTRYMTNGQVALPLVIRTANGGGVRFGAQHSQSAEAWAMAIPGLKVVVPSNPTDMIGLFAAAVRDPDPVIVVEPKALYAMKADVPDGEIVDRLGAATVRREGSDVTICALGSMVHRAMEAAERLAADGIGAEVIDVRSLVPLDTQSILASTSKTGRFVTVEESPRLCGWGAEVASIVAEEVFYDLDGPVVRITTPHIPLPSTDALEDLAIPSTDVIVERVEASMG; from the coding sequence GTGGCGGAACTGACCTACCGAGAGGCGGTCTCACGCGCGATCGCGCAGGAGATGGAGCGCGACGAAACCGTCTACTTCATTGGCGAGGACGTCGCGGCAGCGGGCGGAGTCTTCAAGACGACGGAGGGACTGCTCGAGCGGTTCGGTCCGCGTCGCGTTCGGGACACACCGATCTCCGAACAGGCGATCGTCGGCGCCGTGATGGGCGGAGCCATGAACGGCCTCCGACCGATCGCAGAGATCATGTTCAGTGACTTCTTCGCCGTGTGCTGGGACATGATCGCCAATCAGATCGCGAAGACGCGGTACATGACGAATGGACAGGTCGCCCTTCCGCTGGTGATCCGGACGGCGAACGGCGGCGGCGTCCGCTTCGGCGCTCAGCACTCGCAGAGCGCCGAGGCATGGGCGATGGCGATCCCGGGACTCAAGGTCGTCGTCCCGTCGAACCCAACCGACATGATCGGGCTGTTCGCCGCGGCCGTTCGCGATCCCGATCCGGTGATCGTCGTCGAGCCGAAAGCGCTGTACGCGATGAAGGCCGACGTTCCCGACGGCGAGATCGTCGACCGGCTCGGCGCGGCCACCGTGCGTCGCGAGGGATCCGACGTGACGATCTGCGCGCTGGGCTCGATGGTCCATCGAGCGATGGAGGCTGCCGAACGACTCGCTGCGGACGGCATCGGCGCCGAGGTCATCGACGTACGTTCGCTCGTCCCGCTCGACACCCAGTCGATCCTCGCGTCGACGTCCAAGACCGGGCGGTTCGTGACCGTCGAGGAGAGCCCGCGGCTCTGCGGGTGGGGCGCAGAGGTCGCATCGATCGTCGCGGAAGAGGTCTTCTACGACCTCGACGGTCCTGTCGTCCGTATCACGACACCGCACATCCCGCTGCCCTCCACCGACGCGCTCGAGGACCTGGCGATCCCGTCAACCGACGTGATCGTGGAACGGGTCGAGGCGTCGATGGGATGA
- a CDS encoding XRE family transcriptional regulator, giving the protein MTGELGEIGSRLREERERVRISQRELARRLGVSASLISQIESGQSKPSVSTLYAIVSELGVSLDHVFQVHRHEAAVAIAGGTTTVEGSAPGSVVRSEERHALDLASGVRWERLTSDDEDVDFLHVIYDVGGSSSPDDRLMRHPGREYGYIISGRLGVQLTFERHELGPGDSISFESTQPHRLWNLGDEPVHGIWFVVGRDG; this is encoded by the coding sequence GTGACGGGTGAGCTTGGCGAGATCGGTTCACGCCTTCGCGAGGAGCGGGAACGCGTCAGGATCAGCCAGCGCGAGCTCGCACGACGACTCGGCGTCTCGGCCAGCCTGATATCGCAGATCGAATCCGGACAATCCAAGCCCTCGGTCAGCACGCTGTACGCGATCGTCTCGGAGCTCGGCGTCTCGCTCGATCACGTGTTTCAAGTCCATCGCCACGAGGCGGCCGTGGCGATCGCCGGCGGGACTACGACAGTTGAGGGATCGGCGCCGGGATCGGTGGTGCGCTCGGAGGAGCGACACGCGCTCGACCTGGCCTCCGGCGTCCGGTGGGAGCGTCTCACCAGCGACGACGAGGACGTCGACTTTCTCCATGTGATCTACGACGTTGGAGGGTCGTCGTCTCCCGACGACCGGCTCATGCGACACCCCGGACGAGAGTACGGCTACATCATCTCCGGACGGCTCGGCGTCCAGCTCACGTTCGAGCGGCACGAGCTCGGACCGGGCGACTCGATCTCCTTCGAGTCCACGCAGCCGCATCGGCTGTGGAACCTCGGCGACGAGCCGGTCCACGGGATCTGGTTCGTCGTTGGTCGCGACGGCTGA
- a CDS encoding thiamine pyrophosphate-dependent dehydrogenase E1 component subunit alpha: MSKALRSRSDKPRTDEAVRLDIYRMMVEARLFERRVHDLFLQGLVKGTSHLALGQEAIAAGYAAVLQPNDLVYCTYRGHVHTLLRGAPMSALMAELLGRANGICGGKGGSMHLTDVSKGAMGSYAIVGAHMPIAAGAAWAAKERETGQVVVCFFGDGTTNIGAFHEALNFAVVWKLPVVFVCENNLYMEYTPIRSVTAVENPAADRASAYALEPILVDGNDPDQMHAVARRTVDLARSGDGPSLVEARTYRHGGHSRADPAKYRPEEEVAEWVARDPIPSLRERLITDGVDASTLDGIDRAAERVVDDATAEAQAGPPPDRSTLLTELWADGGSEWRN; the protein is encoded by the coding sequence ATGAGCAAGGCCCTTCGCTCTCGCAGCGACAAGCCGCGGACCGACGAAGCCGTTCGGCTCGATATCTACCGGATGATGGTCGAGGCTCGTCTGTTCGAGCGGCGCGTGCACGACCTGTTCCTGCAAGGGCTGGTCAAAGGCACATCGCACCTGGCGCTCGGTCAGGAGGCGATCGCCGCCGGCTACGCGGCGGTCCTGCAGCCGAACGACCTCGTGTACTGCACGTATCGCGGTCACGTCCACACGCTGCTCCGCGGTGCACCGATGTCCGCCCTCATGGCCGAGCTGCTCGGCAGGGCGAACGGTATCTGCGGCGGTAAGGGCGGCTCGATGCACCTCACCGATGTGTCGAAGGGCGCGATGGGGTCCTACGCGATCGTCGGCGCGCACATGCCGATCGCCGCCGGCGCGGCGTGGGCGGCGAAGGAACGGGAGACTGGACAGGTCGTCGTGTGCTTCTTCGGTGACGGGACGACCAACATCGGCGCGTTCCACGAGGCGCTCAACTTCGCCGTGGTGTGGAAACTCCCGGTTGTGTTCGTCTGCGAGAACAACCTGTACATGGAGTACACGCCGATCCGTTCGGTGACGGCCGTCGAGAACCCGGCCGCCGACCGCGCGAGCGCGTACGCCCTCGAGCCGATCCTCGTCGACGGCAACGACCCCGACCAGATGCACGCGGTCGCCCGGCGAACGGTGGACCTCGCTCGGAGCGGGGACGGTCCGTCGTTGGTGGAGGCGCGGACGTACCGCCACGGTGGCCATTCGCGCGCGGACCCCGCCAAGTACCGGCCGGAAGAGGAGGTCGCCGAGTGGGTGGCCCGCGATCCGATCCCCTCGCTCCGCGAGCGATTGATTACCGACGGCGTCGACGCGAGCACGCTCGACGGGATCGATCGCGCGGCCGAGCGCGTCGTCGACGACGCCACCGCGGAGGCGCAGGCGGGGCCGCCGCCCGACCGCTCGACGCTCCTCACCGAGCTGTGGGCGGACGGAGGTTCCGAGTGGCGGAACTGA
- a CDS encoding substrate-binding domain-containing protein yields the protein MHRIRIAAVIAALALVAAACGGGDDDDGTPTGPAQTGTATGATGPLAEFGESTDADTALIDKALGPVEPSDEASWNIILASVARADQDLDQATIDKAMECWNNQECDTGTGGDLIMGYADGGGDTVNVWRAVSHMEAILQALTYDEIGTIVSTEADFDPDPAVHANDIRFLIQRGVDFIVGYPDMGIAIADAIKEADDAGIPYVPFSAGWVGLPGQEGALTPGEDYLSVVGEDLCALGNSFAEVLNEGVGNGEVALLGGTPGNALSLGWQQCAVDALADGVDLVNPPANENSTTGDTSWFPPAIPGVYQGLLTTNPDIRGWAYEYADGMYIGLQTYEDLGIPVKNLTVALRTDEQNLFCDWAERDEPSYNIFYSAGGNFQSRIGVTAAMMSLKGAEIPAEVVVPHVMRQVTEDDCDPNRVHEAVSGTSLVPDPVLQLMFGG from the coding sequence ATGCACCGGATCAGGATCGCCGCGGTCATCGCGGCACTTGCGTTGGTGGCGGCCGCGTGCGGTGGGGGCGATGACGATGACGGGACACCCACGGGACCCGCACAAACTGGCACCGCCACCGGCGCCACCGGACCACTTGCGGAGTTCGGCGAGAGCACCGATGCCGACACCGCGTTGATCGACAAGGCGCTTGGCCCCGTGGAACCGTCGGACGAGGCGAGCTGGAACATCATCTTGGCGTCCGTGGCCAGGGCCGATCAGGACCTCGATCAAGCCACCATCGACAAGGCGATGGAGTGTTGGAACAACCAGGAGTGCGACACGGGAACCGGCGGTGACCTGATCATGGGCTACGCCGACGGCGGCGGAGACACAGTGAACGTGTGGCGCGCCGTGAGCCACATGGAGGCTATCCTCCAGGCGCTGACCTACGACGAGATCGGGACCATCGTCTCCACCGAGGCCGATTTCGACCCCGACCCCGCCGTCCACGCCAACGACATACGGTTCCTGATCCAGCGAGGGGTCGACTTCATCGTCGGTTATCCCGACATGGGTATCGCCATCGCCGACGCCATCAAGGAGGCCGACGACGCCGGCATCCCGTACGTTCCGTTCTCCGCGGGCTGGGTCGGTCTTCCCGGTCAAGAAGGGGCGCTCACTCCCGGCGAGGACTACCTCAGCGTCGTGGGAGAGGATCTGTGTGCCCTCGGCAACAGCTTCGCCGAGGTCCTCAACGAGGGTGTCGGCAACGGCGAAGTGGCGCTCCTCGGAGGAACCCCCGGCAACGCGCTGTCGCTCGGCTGGCAACAGTGCGCGGTGGACGCCCTTGCCGATGGCGTCGACCTGGTCAACCCGCCGGCCAACGAGAACAGCACGACCGGTGATACCAGTTGGTTCCCACCGGCGATCCCCGGTGTCTATCAAGGGTTGCTGACGACGAACCCCGACATCAGAGGTTGGGCCTACGAGTACGCCGACGGTATGTACATCGGCCTGCAGACCTACGAGGACCTCGGGATCCCGGTCAAGAACCTGACCGTCGCGTTGCGCACGGACGAGCAGAACCTGTTCTGTGACTGGGCGGAGCGGGACGAGCCCTCCTACAACATCTTCTACTCGGCGGGAGGGAACTTCCAATCACGGATCGGCGTCACCGCGGCGATGATGTCGCTCAAGGGAGCCGAGATCCCGGCGGAGGTCGTCGTGCCACACGTGATGCGGCAGGTGACGGAGGACGACTGCGATCCCAACCGTGTCCACGAGGCCGTTTCGGGCACGTCGCTGGTTCCGGATCCGGTCCTGCAGCTGATGTTCGGCGGCTGA
- a CDS encoding ABC transporter permease → MIEQRKPTPSSALTSFVVASRYLPVYIALLVLVIVASIWAPATLGRVAVRAIAPYGAVLGIVALGQMLVVMTGGIDLSVPGTMSLAAVIMVGVGDGSNENIVVAVVTAIAVAATIGLVNGILIGGFKLNALITTLAVGLIVIGVVNRYGGTFPVSSPVPRGLSEWTSNRILGVSPVFWGGAALTIVLILGLRYTAIGRRFQVVGANPVASHVVGVRVNLNQILVYVVAAVFYALAGVALAGLLRTPGVAVGRLYLLGPIAAVVIGGASLTGGLASPLSTFVAAIFLTGLNQMLRTMGLPTSLQFVVFGLVIIGGMLVSGDRIIRGVEQVLRERRRPDASQPPAVHRSD, encoded by the coding sequence ATGATCGAGCAGCGCAAGCCGACACCCTCGTCCGCGTTGACGTCGTTCGTCGTGGCGTCCCGGTACTTGCCCGTGTACATCGCGCTCCTCGTGCTCGTGATCGTCGCCTCGATCTGGGCTCCAGCCACACTCGGTCGTGTCGCCGTCCGTGCCATCGCTCCTTATGGAGCGGTCCTGGGCATCGTTGCCCTTGGTCAGATGTTGGTCGTCATGACCGGCGGGATCGACCTCAGCGTCCCAGGCACGATGAGTCTGGCGGCCGTCATCATGGTCGGTGTCGGGGACGGCTCGAACGAGAACATCGTGGTCGCCGTTGTCACCGCGATCGCCGTCGCAGCGACGATCGGACTCGTCAACGGCATCCTGATCGGCGGGTTCAAGCTGAACGCCCTCATCACCACGCTCGCCGTGGGTCTCATCGTGATCGGCGTGGTGAACCGCTACGGAGGTACCTTCCCGGTTTCAAGCCCCGTGCCACGCGGTCTCTCCGAGTGGACATCCAACCGCATCCTCGGCGTGAGCCCTGTGTTCTGGGGTGGCGCCGCGCTCACCATCGTCCTGATCCTCGGCCTTCGCTATACGGCGATCGGTCGAAGGTTCCAAGTGGTGGGGGCCAACCCGGTGGCCTCCCACGTGGTCGGGGTCAGGGTGAACTTGAACCAGATCCTGGTCTACGTCGTGGCCGCCGTCTTCTATGCGCTTGCGGGAGTCGCGCTCGCAGGACTGCTGCGCACTCCCGGGGTCGCGGTCGGAAGGTTGTATCTCCTCGGCCCGATCGCTGCAGTGGTGATCGGAGGCGCCTCCCTCACCGGAGGGCTGGCAAGCCCGTTGTCGACGTTCGTCGCCGCGATCTTCCTCACCGGTCTCAACCAGATGTTGCGAACGATGGGCCTGCCCACGTCGCTCCAATTCGTGGTGTTCGGACTGGTGATCATCGGCGGCATGCTCGTCTCGGGAGATCGCATCATCCGCGGTGTCGAGCAGGTGCTTCGAGAACGGAGACGCCCGGATGCCTCGCAGCCGCCGGCCGTCCATCGTTCGGATTGA
- a CDS encoding Xaa-Pro peptidase family protein — protein MDGFPVATTPSPGLHGVDWENRVDFGRLREYRLSRVREQLDASDLGAVLLFETSNIRYATSTHIGYWAFNKGERYALVTRTGPPRIWDFGSAARAHRLQLPQLYDETNAVGGNTGLQGAISPAVGLQRRAAEEIRSVLKDNGVGDMPLGVDVAETSVFLELQRAGIDVRDGQQAMMLAREIKSPDEITLLTQACAMVDGVYQDIFEFLKPGVRESDVVALAHARLFEMGSEFVEAINSIAGERCSPHPHVFSDRLIRPGDQAYFDIIHVNNGYRTCYYRTFVVGRATQAQRDAFTRSREWMDAAIDLVKPGNTTDQIAAVWPKAEEFGFKDEFDAFGLQFGHGVGVGLHERPIISRLNSFEEPIELREGMLFALETYCPATDGRSAARIEEEVVVTESGPKVITLFPCEELMVANEY, from the coding sequence ATGGATGGATTCCCCGTTGCGACGACGCCATCGCCGGGTCTTCACGGCGTCGATTGGGAGAACCGCGTCGACTTCGGGCGCCTCCGCGAGTACCGGCTGTCGCGCGTCCGCGAGCAGCTCGACGCCTCCGACCTGGGCGCCGTCCTGCTGTTCGAGACCAGCAACATCCGCTACGCGACGAGCACCCACATCGGGTACTGGGCATTCAACAAAGGCGAACGGTACGCGCTCGTGACGCGCACGGGTCCGCCGCGCATCTGGGACTTCGGATCGGCGGCACGCGCGCACCGATTGCAGCTGCCGCAGCTGTACGACGAGACGAACGCCGTCGGCGGGAATACCGGGCTGCAGGGCGCGATCTCGCCGGCTGTCGGGCTGCAACGCCGCGCCGCCGAGGAGATCCGGTCGGTGCTCAAGGACAACGGGGTCGGCGACATGCCCCTGGGGGTCGACGTGGCCGAGACGTCGGTGTTCCTCGAGCTGCAGCGGGCCGGGATCGATGTCCGCGACGGCCAACAGGCGATGATGCTCGCGAGGGAGATCAAGAGCCCCGACGAGATCACGCTGCTTACGCAGGCCTGCGCAATGGTCGACGGCGTCTACCAGGACATCTTCGAGTTCCTGAAGCCGGGCGTGCGCGAGAGCGACGTCGTTGCACTCGCGCATGCCCGCCTCTTCGAGATGGGCTCGGAGTTCGTCGAAGCCATCAACTCGATCGCCGGCGAGCGCTGCAGCCCGCACCCCCACGTCTTCTCGGACCGGCTGATCCGCCCCGGCGACCAGGCGTACTTCGACATCATCCACGTGAACAACGGCTACCGGACCTGTTACTACCGCACGTTCGTCGTCGGTCGTGCGACGCAAGCCCAGCGCGACGCGTTCACCCGCTCGCGCGAGTGGATGGACGCGGCCATCGACCTGGTGAAGCCGGGCAACACGACCGATCAGATCGCGGCGGTGTGGCCGAAGGCGGAGGAGTTCGGGTTCAAGGACGAGTTCGACGCGTTCGGCCTGCAGTTCGGGCACGGGGTCGGCGTCGGCCTCCACGAGCGTCCGATCATCAGCCGGTTGAACTCGTTCGAGGAACCGATCGAGCTCAGGGAGGGCATGCTCTTCGCCCTCGAGACGTACTGCCCGGCAACCGATGGGCGATCGGCGGCGCGGATCGAGGAAGAGGTCGTGGTGACCGAGTCGGGCCCCAAGGTCATCACGCTGTTCCCGTGCGAAGAGCTGATGGTCGCCAACGAGTACTGA
- a CDS encoding amidohydrolase family protein: MTSRTLLRGGCVLTLGKKTPNFATADVLIEDGRIAEVGSGVRARDAENVDASETIVMPGFVDTHRHTWRSLFRNLGDASTNGAVVDPAKLGGQLQPDDVYAATLVGLLGAVEAGITTVVDWSDLPVDPALAAAALQAHADAGARTVFVRGLVEASNGGLRMPTRAGITRMREEVGPRTTIALGLDLTSDGVRSDGDPVALSRELGMRIHIHGGSNVPGSNAIARLAERGVLGSDVTLVHPFGLDDAAARALASSGTSVSVTPSSEMAGGLRAPPIQLLIDHDVRPALGVDDERVAPGDLFAQMRETISLQHAVVFDRKLAGKAALPKLMSTRDVIRFATIDGAVAAGLHTVTGSLEPGKQADVVVLRTDRPNIYPINDPIGAVVWGMDTSNVGWVFAAGRALVRDGVLDADVERARALAMSARERVATAGVLVVRSGAGGDG; this comes from the coding sequence GTGACGAGCCGCACCCTGCTCCGCGGCGGATGCGTCCTCACGCTCGGGAAGAAGACGCCGAACTTCGCCACCGCCGACGTGCTGATCGAGGACGGCCGGATCGCCGAGGTCGGCTCCGGCGTTCGCGCCCGCGATGCCGAGAACGTCGACGCCAGCGAAACGATCGTCATGCCGGGCTTCGTCGACACCCACCGCCACACGTGGCGGTCGTTGTTCAGGAACCTGGGCGACGCGTCGACGAACGGCGCGGTCGTGGACCCAGCGAAGCTCGGCGGTCAACTCCAACCCGATGACGTGTACGCGGCGACGCTTGTCGGCTTGCTGGGCGCGGTCGAAGCCGGGATCACCACGGTGGTCGACTGGTCGGATCTCCCGGTCGACCCGGCGCTCGCCGCCGCAGCGCTTCAGGCTCACGCCGACGCGGGCGCGCGAACCGTGTTCGTTCGCGGTCTCGTCGAGGCTTCGAACGGCGGCCTGCGCATGCCGACCCGAGCCGGCATCACGCGCATGCGTGAGGAAGTGGGACCGAGGACGACGATCGCCCTCGGGCTCGACCTGACCTCGGACGGTGTCCGTTCTGACGGCGATCCGGTGGCGCTCTCGCGTGAACTCGGAATGCGCATCCACATCCACGGCGGCTCGAACGTTCCCGGATCAAACGCCATCGCACGGCTGGCAGAGCGAGGCGTGCTGGGATCGGACGTGACGCTCGTTCACCCGTTCGGGCTCGATGACGCGGCGGCGAGGGCGCTGGCGTCGTCCGGCACGTCCGTCTCGGTGACGCCGTCGAGCGAGATGGCCGGTGGACTCAGGGCGCCGCCCATCCAATTGCTGATCGATCACGACGTCCGGCCGGCCCTTGGCGTGGACGACGAGCGCGTCGCCCCCGGGGACCTGTTCGCGCAGATGCGCGAGACGATTTCCCTGCAACACGCCGTCGTGTTCGACCGAAAGCTCGCGGGGAAGGCCGCGCTTCCGAAATTGATGAGCACTCGCGACGTCATCCGGTTCGCGACGATCGATGGAGCGGTGGCGGCCGGGCTGCACACGGTCACAGGATCGCTCGAGCCTGGCAAGCAGGCCGACGTTGTCGTTCTCCGGACAGACCGGCCGAACATCTACCCGATCAACGACCCCATCGGTGCGGTGGTGTGGGGGATGGATACGTCGAACGTTGGCTGGGTCTTCGCCGCGGGACGCGCGCTGGTGCGGGACGGAGTCCTCGACGCCGATGTCGAGCGCGCCCGCGCGTTGGCCATGTCCGCCCGAGAGCGTGTCGCAACCGCCGGGGTTCTCGTCGTGCGTTCTGGGGCGGGAGGTGACGGATGA
- a CDS encoding sugar ABC transporter ATP-binding protein, producing the protein MVLELRRVSRQFGAVRALTDVSFDCRAGEVHAVVGENGSGKSTLLGIASGFIDPDVGTVEIGGRPLRRDSPALAQKLGLAMAYQDTSLILPEPVKNNLFLAAPDDQRPPFWRRKKWARRLLAEFDLDLELFPDAPAGFLSLADRQLFEVAKALVTNPKVLLLDEPTTALGPHEVEALHRTVTACSRRGVGVVYVSHRLPEVLEIADRITVLRDGRNQGTFDAKTTSEPALVELIVGRPFEAAFPPPALNVDERRGVLEVDGLQGQSFGPVSFTLDRGEIVGVAGAEGNGQLQLFDCLAGRQPPKAGRIVCDGKELSLISTHEAVGAGMMLLPGDRRREALMSVLGVKVNATIQALRRFSVFGLLRRRRERRVVTDLVRQLEIRTPSLEQPVEFLSGGNQQKVSVSRTFLKEPAVILAYEPTQGVDVGSRFDIYKALRTRTNAGTAMLVKSSDPLELSGLCDRVLVMSRGQIVEEIPGDELDELRIVEAVVRGPGLSKAGRSPLGIAMPKASRSNGRR; encoded by the coding sequence GTGGTCCTCGAGCTGCGCCGCGTCTCGCGGCAGTTCGGGGCCGTTCGGGCGCTGACCGACGTGAGCTTCGACTGTCGCGCCGGCGAGGTCCACGCGGTCGTCGGCGAGAACGGGTCGGGGAAGTCGACCCTCCTCGGCATCGCGAGCGGGTTCATCGACCCCGATGTGGGGACGGTCGAGATCGGCGGTCGGCCGCTTCGCCGCGACTCCCCGGCTTTGGCCCAGAAGCTCGGTCTGGCCATGGCATACCAGGACACGTCGCTGATCCTTCCGGAACCGGTGAAGAACAACCTGTTCCTGGCCGCCCCCGACGACCAGCGGCCGCCGTTTTGGCGGAGGAAGAAGTGGGCCAGGAGGCTTCTGGCCGAGTTCGACCTCGACCTCGAGCTGTTCCCGGACGCTCCGGCCGGCTTTCTCAGCCTTGCCGACCGCCAGCTCTTCGAGGTCGCGAAGGCGCTGGTGACCAACCCGAAGGTACTCTTGCTCGACGAGCCAACCACCGCGCTCGGGCCGCACGAGGTGGAAGCGTTGCACCGGACCGTCACCGCCTGCAGCCGTCGCGGCGTCGGGGTGGTGTACGTGAGTCATCGACTGCCCGAGGTGCTCGAGATCGCCGACCGGATCACCGTCCTTCGGGACGGTCGGAACCAGGGCACGTTCGACGCGAAGACCACGTCGGAGCCGGCACTGGTCGAGTTGATCGTTGGTCGTCCATTCGAGGCGGCTTTCCCCCCACCGGCCCTCAACGTGGACGAGCGTCGCGGGGTGCTCGAAGTCGACGGTCTTCAGGGTCAGTCGTTCGGGCCGGTCAGCTTCACGTTGGACCGAGGTGAGATCGTCGGGGTCGCCGGTGCGGAAGGCAACGGGCAGCTTCAGCTCTTCGACTGTTTGGCGGGCCGCCAACCGCCGAAGGCAGGACGCATCGTCTGCGATGGCAAGGAATTGTCGCTGATCTCGACCCATGAGGCTGTCGGCGCAGGGATGATGCTGCTGCCGGGCGATCGCCGGCGCGAAGCGCTGATGTCGGTGCTCGGCGTCAAGGTGAACGCGACGATCCAAGCTTTGCGCCGATTCTCGGTGTTCGGTCTGTTGAGGAGACGCAGGGAGCGGCGCGTCGTCACCGATCTCGTCCGCCAGTTGGAGATCCGCACGCCGTCCCTCGAGCAACCGGTCGAGTTCCTCTCCGGGGGCAACCAGCAGAAGGTCTCGGTTTCCCGCACGTTCCTCAAGGAGCCGGCAGTGATCCTCGCGTACGAACCCACGCAGGGCGTCGACGTCGGTTCCCGCTTCGACATCTACAAGGCCCTTCGCACTCGCACCAATGCCGGAACGGCGATGCTCGTCAAGTCGAGCGACCCTCTCGAGCTCTCCGGGCTGTGCGACCGAGTGCTCGTCATGTCCCGGGGTCAGATCGTCGAGGAGATCCCCGGCGATGAGCTCGACGAGCTGCGCATCGTCGAGGCGGTGGTCAGAGGGCCTGGTCTCTCCAAAGCGGGACGTTCGCCCCTCGGCATCGCGATGCCGAAGGCATCCAGGTCGAACGGCCGGAGATGA